The DNA sequence ATGAATAGAGAATCCTTGATAGACCACGATCGGCATTTCATTGGTATTGAGCGAATTGCTGCCGCTTTCCGTCAAGGCGATATGGTCTTGTCGAATTTTTTCAAGGTTTTGGTGATTTTGTGGTGAGGTCACGGTGAGCAATAAGAGGGGCCTGCCTTCATAGGTTTTTCCTCGATTTTCAATGGTGATGCGGTCACTTTTCTCGGCAAGTATGTTCATGTACATCACCAATTTATCATGGGTTACATGCCACTCGCCGACCTCATGGCCGATTATCTCTTTTGGCGTTGGTATATCTGGGTCGTACGAAACATTGTCGGGCAGATAGTAATCAAGGGAAACATCATTTTGTGCAAAGGCAAAAAAACTTGTGAAAACAAGGAGGTGCAGTACTTTTTTCTTCATAAGTGCTTCATTGAATTAGTCCGCATTAAAAATAAAAAACGGCCTGTGAAAACAGACCGTTTTTAGCTTTTTATTTGATTTCAGATGTCGTCAAAGTCCACATCGGTGAAATTTTCGGTCGGAGAGCCATTTTCACCGGCCTTATCATCTTCATCTTCTTTTTTGAAATCTTTTTTATGACGTTCAGATATGACCTCAGTGCCTTTTTCGTCAATGATATAATCCATCATTTCCGACATATTTTCCCTAAATGCGCTGAAGTCTTCTTTATAGAGATAAATCTTATGTTTTTTGTAGTGGAAAGAACCGTCGTCATGGGTGAATTTTTTGCTTTCGGTAATTGTCAGATAATAATCTCCCGCTTTAGTGCTGCGTACATCAAAGAAGTAGGTTCTTCTGCCTGCCCTGAGTACTTTGGAATAGATCTCTTCCTGATCCATCAAATCTTTCTCGTTCATATGGTTTAGTGTTCTGAATGTTAAATTATTCTACCAAAAATGTAAAAAAAAACCTAACCTAGCAACTTTTGACTACTCTTTCTCAGTGAGTTGCTCGAGGTAAAGCTCTTTGTAATAGCCATCTACCATATTCAGTTGCTCGTGAGTGCCTTCTTGTATTATTTTACCATTTTCAAGAATGATAATTTTATCTGCGCTCTTTGCCGAAGAAACCCTATGACTGACAATCAAGGTGGTTTTGTGCTGGGATGCTTCTTTTAAATTGTTGAGTATTTCTTCTTCTGTTTCGGTGTCAACCGCTGAAAGACAATCATCGAACAAAAAAATCTTAGGGTCTTTTATAAGGGCCCTTGCGATCGATACCCTTTGTTTTTGGCCACCGCTAAGGGTAATACCACGCTCTCCCAAAATGGTATCATATTTTTTGGCAAAGCCTAAAATATTACCATGTACGGCGGCCTGATCGGCGACCTTTTCGATTTCTTCTTGTGTGGCGTCCTCTTTTCCAAAACGAATATTATTGGCAATGGTATCTGAAAACAAGAAAGCATCTTGGGGCACTGCACCTATTGAATTTCTGAGTGAATCGAGATTCAAGGTTTTGATGGGGCGATCGTCAATCAAAATTTCACCTGATTCTACGTCATATAAACGGGCGATCAAATCGAGAATGGTCGATTTGCCAGAGCCTGTTTTACCGAGAATGGCCACTGTCTGACCTCTTTCGACAACAAAAGAAACATCTTTCAATGCCGTGATATTGGTGTCTTCATAGGTAAAAGTGACATTCTTGAATTCAATTTTGCCATGAACAGGGGTCGATTCGATCACTTCATTTTTGATGGAGGGCTTTTCGTTCAAGAACTCATTGATTCTTTTTTGCGATGCCTCGGCACGCTGTACAATAGAAGTGAGCCATCCTACCACTGCAACGGGCCAAGTCAACATATTGACATATAGAATAAATTCGGCAATGATACCTATCGATTCAATTTGGCCATCGATATACTGTTTTCCCCCTATATAGATAACAAAGATGTTACTGATGCCGATGAGCAATATCATCAGAGGAAAAAACCAGGCATTCACCTTGGCCAGATCCATACTGGTGTCTTTTCCCTCCACGGCCAATGACCGCAGTTCTTCATTTACCTTTGGCTCTAAATTATATGCTTTGATGACCGAAATGCCCGAAAAGGACTCTTGTGTAAAAGTCGAAAGGGACGATAGAAACTCTTGTACTTTGGTACTTCTTTTGTGTATGACACGACTTATCCAGTAAATCAGTATTGAAAGAATAGGCAAGGGTGTCAGTGTATAAAAGGCAATGGTCGGGGCTTTGATGAACATCAGCGGTATCAAACAAGCGAAGAGCGTGAGCGTTTGAATGCCGTACATGATGGCAGGGCCTGCATACATTCGTACTTGGCCGACATCTTCACTGATGCGATTCATTAAATCACCAATACGGTTGCGCTTGTAGAAATTAAGGTTCAAGAACTGATAATGGTCAAAAACCTCGTTTTTCAAGTCATATTCGATATATCGTGAAACATTGATGATCGTCTGTCGCATCAAAAAGGTGAAAAGTCCTGAGAGTAGCGCCGCCCCTACAATGATCAGAATATATTGCAACAATACTTCTTTGGTCTCAGGCCTTGAAACAGTGCCTGCTATAAAATCTTCAACGGCCTGTATCGATTTGTTAACATAAGAGGGCATGACCAATGAAAATATACGGGCGATAATGGTGATGATGATGCCTATCAACAGTTTGAACCAGTATTTTTTGAAGTACTTGTTTATATAGCGAAGCTCTTTCATGAAAATATCTTGGTCTGTTGTCAGTTTGTCAATAATGGGCAATTCGACAAAGATATGTGATCGACCACAAAACAAATGTTATAAAACTGATAACAAAATAGCAATGGGCAGTCTGAAAGGAAATAAGGTGTACTTTTGCGCCGTTATTTGATTATCGCTAGAAAAGTTCTTTACAAATGCTCACAAGAAGGCATATTAGGGTTAAGGTGATGCAGTGCATTTATGCCTTAATTCAATCGCATGATGAATCATTGGACAAGCAGAAGAAATTTCTAAGATATAGCATTGACAGTATGTTCGTGCTCTATCTTTTGATGTTGGACCTTTTTGTTGAACTGCACAAAATGGCGAAAAAGCATGTTCAGCATGCCCCCAAAAAATACTTGGTCTCAGAAGAAGACAATTATCCGAATCGCGAAAAATTCATCAATAACCAGCTGCTTTTACAAATTACTGAAAATCAATTGCTTAAAAGAGAACTTGTCAAGAGAAAACTACAGGTTTGGCACCTTAACGGTGAATATGTCAAGATTATCTACAAAAATGTCGTTTCGAGTGATTTATACAAAGAATACATGGCTTCGACCGATGGCAGCTATGAAAAAGACAAAGAATTTATCATTTCACTCTTCAAAGAAATCATTGCGCCCAATGATAAGATCTATGAGTTCTTTGAAGATGATAGGCTTACTTGGGTCGACGACTTTCCTATTGTGAACACCTTTTTGGTCAAGCGATTGGGCAAGACCAAGCCGACCGCCAATGAACGCTTCTTTTTACCAAGACTATTGAAAGATGAAGCCGATATGGAATTTGCCGATGAATTGTTGACCAAAACTCTGTTGAACGATGCGGAATGGGAAAAAGAGATTGAGGCGAAAACCCCAAATTGGGACAATGACCGTATTGCAGAAATCGACAGTATTTTATTGAAAATGGCAATTTGTGAGCTGTTGAATTTCTCTTCGATCCCTGAAAAGGTGACCTTAAATGAGTATTTAGAGATTGCCAAAGAGTATTCGACTCCGAAGAGCAGTATTTTCATCAACGGGGTGTTAGACAAGCTGGTCAAAGAGTACAGAGCGACGGGAAAACTCCAAAAAATGGGCCGTGGACTCCTATAATAATAGAATTGGTTATTTTTGTTCAAATTAAAAAACGATACTGTACTATGAAAGCGATGAACATCTTGGGCCTTGCGGCCTTTTTTCTGATTTCATTTTCTTGCAAAGACAAGGCCACCAGCAAAATCAATAATGACAACGTTGAGGTTGCGGCCAATAGAGATGAAGTTCAAAAGAAGCTTCCTGTAATAAGCTTTGAAAAAAATGAGCATGATTTTGGCACTATTGTGCAGGGTACGCCCCAAGAGACCATTTTCAAATTTACCAATACGGGCGATGCCCCCTTGGTGATTACCGATGCCCGCAGTACCTGTGGCTGTACCGTCCCAGAATATCCAAAGAATACCCCCATCGCTCCTGGAGAAAGCGGTGAGCTATTGGTGAAATTCAACGGTTCTGGCAATGGGGCGGTGACCAAGACGGTTACCTTGACAGCCAATACCGAGAAAGGTTCTGAATCACTTCGAATCAAGGCGCATGTAAACCCTAAGAATGGTGAGCAATTGGCCGTTCCGATGAAAAAAGGATAAATTGAATGGAAGGACTTGGACAATTTCTACCGTTAATCTTGATTTTTGCCGTGGCCTATTTCTTCATGATACGGCCGCAGATCAAAAGGCAAAAAGATGAGAAGAAATTTACGGAAGCCTTGAAAAAGGGAGATAGAATCATTACCAAAAGTGGTCTATATGGCAAAGTGGTCGATTTAAATGACAAAGATAATTCCTGCGTCATTGAGACCATGGCCGGGCGCTTGAAGTTTGATCGTTCGGCCATTTCGATGGAAATGAGTAAAAAGTTAGCTGCTCCTGCAAAAAAATAGATGGTAAAATAACATAGTAAAAAGCGCCTTTCAAAGGCGCTTTTTTTATCGATATTTATCATTCAGGCCCAAGCCTTTTTCGATCATGGGCAAAATCTTTTGTAGACGTCTTGCCTTGGTGGCTTCTTGCTTGGCCTCAGTAATATATTCACAGAATTCTTTTTGTTTGTAGGCCGATAGCCCTGTAAAGGCCTTTTTTAAATCAGCATTCTCGTCCAAAGCCGTTTCAAGTGGTACGGGTATTTTGGTTTTTTTCTTCGATCTACTTTTTGAGGGGCTTACTATTTTTCCTTTTTTTTGGTTCAAAATGGCTTCATTCATATAGGCCAGCACTCCTTTTTTATCAATGTTTTCCATAGATGTGAAATTCCAATGGCGCATGGCTTTGGTCTTGCCCTCTTGAGCATTTCTCAGTACTTTTTTCGAGTCGTTCAAAAGGGCCCCATTGAAGAACCAAACCCCAAAAAAACCTTTGAATCGACAGATCCCAAAGACATTTTTATCATTGATGGTGTATACTGGCAGGCTCCATTTGTAGGTTTCTTTAACTTCGGTTTCTAGGGCCAGTTCACGTAAAAGGTTTATTCCCTCTTTGAAAGGATGCTCTTTTTCATAGTACGCCTCTATTTTTTCAGATTTTTCCATTTTTCTTTCTATCCTTTGAACCGTTCTGCCGTAAGTTCGCAAATTTTGACGATTACTTCAACCGTTTTCTTCATGCTCTCTAAAGGAACATATTCGTACTTTCCATGAAAATTATGGCCACCGGCGAAAATATTGGGGCATGGCAGGCCCATAAAACTGAGCTGTGAACCATCGGTGCCGCCCCGTATCGGCTTTATGATGGGCTCAATACCTACTTGCAACATGGCTTCCTTGGCCAGCTCAACAATATGGAACACAGGCTCTATTTTCTCTTTCATGTTTTGGTATTGGTCGGTAATTTCTACAGATACGGTATTTTCATGCTTCATGTTGATCTTATTCCGTATGTCTTTGAGCAGTAGTTTTCTGGCTTCGAACTGCTCTAGGTCATGGTCCCTTATTATGAGTTCAAGTGTCGCCTTTTCAATGTGACCGGTTATGTCGTGGACATGAAAAAACCCTTCTCGATCAGTAGTCCGCTCTGGCACTTCGTTTTTTGGGAGTAGGCTCAAAAACTCATTTGCCAACAAGATGGCATTGACCATTTTATCTTTTGCATAGCCTGGATGCACACTTTTGCCCGAAAAGGTTATGGTGGCCTTGGCTGCGTTGAAGTTTTCATACTCAAGCTCACCTATTTGGCTTCCATCGATGGTATAGGCCCATTCGGCCCCAAACTTTTTCACATCAAAATGGTGGGCGCCCCTGCCGATTTCCTCATCGGGGGTGAAGGCAATACGAATTTTACCGTGCTTGATTTCTGGGTGTTGTACCAGATATTCCATAGCGGTTATGATTTCTGCGACACCCGCCTTATTATCGGCGCCTAGCAGGGTAGTACCATCAGTGGTGATAAGGGTTTGACCCTCGTATTGCAATAAGTCTTCAAAATAATCAGGTGATAGCACCACGTT is a window from the Muricauda sp. SCSIO 65647 genome containing:
- the pepT gene encoding peptidase T gives rise to the protein MDKLLPRFLDFVAIDTQSDPKSETTPSTEKQWNLAKKLVLELHQIGMQEVSIDERAYIMATLPSNTEKKAPTIGFISHFDTSPDFSGKNVKPQLIENYDGGDIVLNKKKNVVLSPDYFEDLLQYEGQTLITTDGTTLLGADNKAGVAEIITAMEYLVQHPEIKHGKIRIAFTPDEEIGRGAHHFDVKKFGAEWAYTIDGSQIGELEYENFNAAKATITFSGKSVHPGYAKDKMVNAILLANEFLSLLPKNEVPERTTDREGFFHVHDITGHIEKATLELIIRDHDLEQFEARKLLLKDIRNKINMKHENTVSVEITDQYQNMKEKIEPVFHIVELAKEAMLQVGIEPIIKPIRGGTDGSQLSFMGLPCPNIFAGGHNFHGKYEYVPLESMKKTVEVIVKICELTAERFKG
- a CDS encoding ABC transporter ATP-binding protein, with translation MKELRYINKYFKKYWFKLLIGIIITIIARIFSLVMPSYVNKSIQAVEDFIAGTVSRPETKEVLLQYILIIVGAALLSGLFTFLMRQTIINVSRYIEYDLKNEVFDHYQFLNLNFYKRNRIGDLMNRISEDVGQVRMYAGPAIMYGIQTLTLFACLIPLMFIKAPTIAFYTLTPLPILSILIYWISRVIHKRSTKVQEFLSSLSTFTQESFSGISVIKAYNLEPKVNEELRSLAVEGKDTSMDLAKVNAWFFPLMILLIGISNIFVIYIGGKQYIDGQIESIGIIAEFILYVNMLTWPVAVVGWLTSIVQRAEASQKRINEFLNEKPSIKNEVIESTPVHGKIEFKNVTFTYEDTNITALKDVSFVVERGQTVAILGKTGSGKSTILDLIARLYDVESGEILIDDRPIKTLNLDSLRNSIGAVPQDAFLFSDTIANNIRFGKEDATQEEIEKVADQAAVHGNILGFAKKYDTILGERGITLSGGQKQRVSIARALIKDPKIFLFDDCLSAVDTETEEEILNNLKEASQHKTTLIVSHRVSSAKSADKIIILENGKIIQEGTHEQLNMVDGYYKELYLEQLTEKE
- a CDS encoding PUR family DNA/RNA-binding protein, producing MNEKDLMDQEEIYSKVLRAGRRTYFFDVRSTKAGDYYLTITESKKFTHDDGSFHYKKHKIYLYKEDFSAFRENMSEMMDYIIDEKGTEVISERHKKDFKKEDEDDKAGENGSPTENFTDVDFDDI
- the yajC gene encoding preprotein translocase subunit YajC, encoding MEGLGQFLPLILIFAVAYFFMIRPQIKRQKDEKKFTEALKKGDRIITKSGLYGKVVDLNDKDNSCVIETMAGRLKFDRSAISMEMSKKLAAPAKK
- the nusB gene encoding transcription antitermination factor NusB gives rise to the protein MLTRRHIRVKVMQCIYALIQSHDESLDKQKKFLRYSIDSMFVLYLLMLDLFVELHKMAKKHVQHAPKKYLVSEEDNYPNREKFINNQLLLQITENQLLKRELVKRKLQVWHLNGEYVKIIYKNVVSSDLYKEYMASTDGSYEKDKEFIISLFKEIIAPNDKIYEFFEDDRLTWVDDFPIVNTFLVKRLGKTKPTANERFFLPRLLKDEADMEFADELLTKTLLNDAEWEKEIEAKTPNWDNDRIAEIDSILLKMAICELLNFSSIPEKVTLNEYLEIAKEYSTPKSSIFINGVLDKLVKEYRATGKLQKMGRGLL
- a CDS encoding DUF1573 domain-containing protein, with protein sequence MKAMNILGLAAFFLISFSCKDKATSKINNDNVEVAANRDEVQKKLPVISFEKNEHDFGTIVQGTPQETIFKFTNTGDAPLVITDARSTCGCTVPEYPKNTPIAPGESGELLVKFNGSGNGAVTKTVTLTANTEKGSESLRIKAHVNPKNGEQLAVPMKKG
- a CDS encoding YdeI/OmpD-associated family protein, coding for MEKSEKIEAYYEKEHPFKEGINLLRELALETEVKETYKWSLPVYTINDKNVFGICRFKGFFGVWFFNGALLNDSKKVLRNAQEGKTKAMRHWNFTSMENIDKKGVLAYMNEAILNQKKGKIVSPSKSRSKKKTKIPVPLETALDENADLKKAFTGLSAYKQKEFCEYITEAKQEATKARRLQKILPMIEKGLGLNDKYR